A window from Mytilus galloprovincialis chromosome 8, xbMytGall1.hap1.1, whole genome shotgun sequence encodes these proteins:
- the LOC143042979 gene encoding uncharacterized protein LOC143042979 has protein sequence MTREIELLYISLENERKEFDETKTRLEEADKRECQLITKIQLLQQSFEENRRVFDENEKQMKVTIEQKDQEIRKVHKLLKEQQHTMGEIKRMSKILHTIINPKSVRIYN, from the exons atgacTAGGGAAATAGAGTTGCTGTATATATCTTTGGAAAACGAACGGAAAGAATTTGACGAAACAAAAACACG CTTAGAAGAAGCAGACAAACGTGAATGTCAATTGATAACCAAAATACAGCTGCTGCAGCAATCTTTTGAAGAAAACAGAAGAGTGTTTGACGAAAATGAAAAACA AATGAAAGTTACAATCGAGCAAAAAGATCAAGAAATAAGGAAAGTTCATAAGCTTTTGAAAGAACAGCAACATACAATGGGTGAAATAAAGCGGATGTCTAAAAT TTTACACACAATTATCAATCCAAAGAGTGTCAGAATTTATAATTGA